A part of Helicobacter ibis genomic DNA contains:
- a CDS encoding flagellin B, with product MSYRIYTNVNALNAHTSGLVNNRNMAESLEKLSSGLRINKAADDASGMAIADSLRSQAAALGQATRNANDAIGMIQTADKAMDEQIKILDTIKTKATQAAQDGQTTTTRNALQSDILRLMEELDNIANTTSFNGQQMLSGAFTNKEFQIGAYSNTTVKASIQPTNSHKIGHVRYETSAEMAVSGGAGSLGEVTLKFLNTDGTNNYAIESVKISTSAGTGLGALSEAINKNSDQLGVRATWNVMGQGGGAIASGTVRGLVINGIKIGDINDVQKNDMDGRLINAINAQKERTGVQASLSISGALQLTSVDGRAISVQVDDGEEVLNGVNSAGAPVVDTGSFIGISGTAHAIIGRLTLIRLNARDILVSGTNFSTIGLHSGAANIQQGSGLAQYTVNLRSVNGEFDSNVASAIGANANVAVGFVNKNGIGAGVTSLEGAMAVMDMAQSAQEHLDRIRADLGSVQQQLVATINNITVTQVNVKSAESQIRDTDFAEESANFSKTNILAQSGSFAMAQANQVQNNILKLLQ from the coding sequence ATGAGTTATAGGATTTACACAAATGTCAATGCGTTAAATGCACATACTTCTGGTCTTGTAAATAACAGAAATATGGCAGAGTCGCTAGAAAAATTAAGTTCTGGTTTGAGAATTAATAAAGCAGCAGACGATGCTTCTGGTATGGCAATTGCTGATAGCTTAAGATCTCAAGCAGCAGCACTAGGTCAAGCTACTAGAAATGCAAATGATGCAATCGGTATGATACAAACTGCCGATAAAGCTATGGATGAGCAAATAAAGATTCTAGATACAATTAAGACTAAGGCTACTCAAGCAGCTCAAGATGGTCAAACAACAACTACAAGAAATGCACTTCAAAGTGATATTCTAAGACTTATGGAGGAGCTTGATAATATAGCAAATACTACAAGCTTTAATGGACAACAAATGCTATCAGGTGCTTTTACAAACAAAGAATTCCAAATTGGTGCTTACTCAAACACAACGGTTAAAGCTTCAATTCAACCTACAAACTCTCACAAAATAGGACATGTTAGATATGAAACAAGTGCTGAAATGGCAGTTAGTGGTGGTGCTGGCTCACTCGGTGAAGTTACACTAAAATTCTTAAATACAGATGGAACAAATAATTATGCAATAGAATCTGTAAAGATTTCTACTTCTGCTGGAACTGGTCTTGGAGCATTATCAGAAGCAATCAATAAAAACTCAGATCAACTAGGCGTTAGAGCTACTTGGAATGTTATGGGTCAAGGTGGTGGAGCAATTGCTAGTGGAACTGTTAGGGGACTTGTTATAAATGGTATCAAAATAGGCGACATAAATGATGTCCAAAAAAATGATATGGACGGAAGACTAATAAATGCAATTAATGCACAAAAAGAAAGAACCGGTGTTCAAGCATCTTTGAGTATCTCTGGTGCATTGCAACTAACAAGCGTTGATGGTAGGGCAATTTCTGTGCAAGTAGATGATGGCGAAGAGGTTTTAAATGGCGTAAATAGTGCTGGTGCACCTGTAGTAGATACAGGATCTTTCATTGGTATATCTGGAACAGCCCATGCAATTATTGGTAGACTAACACTAATTAGGCTTAATGCGAGAGATATTTTAGTATCTGGAACAAACTTCTCAACAATAGGTCTTCACTCTGGTGCTGCTAATATCCAACAAGGTTCTGGTTTAGCACAATACACTGTAAATCTAAGAAGTGTAAATGGTGAGTTTGATTCAAATGTAGCATCTGCAATCGGTGCAAATGCAAATGTAGCAGTTGGATTTGTAAATAAAAATGGTATTGGTGCTGGCGTAACTAGCCTAGAAGGTGCTATGGCAGTTATGGATATGGCACAAAGTGCACAAGAACACTTAGATAGAATTAGAGCAGACTTAGGTTCTGTGCAACAACAACTTGTAGCAACAATTAACAATATAACTGTTACTCAAGTAAATGTAAAATCAGCAGAATCTCAAATTAGAGATACAGACTTTGCAGAAGAATCAGCAAACTTCTCTAAGACTAATATCTTAGCACAATCTGGTAGCTTTGCAATGGCACAAGCAAACCAAGTGCAAAACAACATCTTAAAACTATTGCAATAA
- a CDS encoding motility associated factor glycosyltransferase family protein — MSNSEITNPRLEKNLSALAKKNPLLAGQLRLLQPNKKYEVFIGEDPLNINIYDKEDQVALFQNEPLDEVQNKIVEFESLKLYPFFYFFGIGNGIFFKLLLQNKSLKKLFIFEPELELIYIALNFADFEQDILDERLLIFWTKTSSFGELDQYLVKEGQWIYSRIYNLHIYNNYYGRYSQECLFINTILTRSLEHHVVAVGNDSTDSLIGIKHHIANMPKMIETPSLLELIKNAKNTNTAIIVSTGPSLYKQLELLKEYQDYVTIISVDASFPILVKHGIKPDIVTTLERVKETAEFYKQTPKEAQENVIFAITSIVHEDTTNSISNGIKSFSMRPFGYTRFFELKEYGYAGIGMSAANMAYEIVVLSRFERCIFIGQDLSFSIDGKTHSKDAIFGEKESQYKQKENIGDKILIEAYGGDGYVETTSVWKMFLNFFEKDIADTPYPLDVINSTEGGARIHGTRELSFRDSLSLVTKDKKKQIKLQSPTKEKIKENTKQIESKVKEFLEFGYKKKKSVEKTFLKVVKMTEELEKLNKENKLEKINWTKLEKILDEIDDIKLYFQDDLFIKAFSDAVQSYIVHQELEFAKIIVRPVNNLIEKQVKQIDWLYAHKFWLFSLAGGMDATLEVVKEEAKNWMKIPEKFYKESYIRTLSKGDKKQEE; from the coding sequence ATGTCTAATTCAGAAATAACAAACCCAAGATTAGAAAAGAATCTAAGTGCATTGGCTAAAAAAAATCCTCTACTAGCAGGACAATTAAGACTATTGCAACCAAACAAAAAATATGAAGTTTTTATTGGTGAAGATCCACTAAATATCAATATATATGACAAAGAAGATCAAGTAGCACTATTTCAAAATGAGCCATTAGATGAAGTGCAAAACAAAATAGTAGAGTTTGAATCCTTAAAACTCTATCCATTTTTTTATTTTTTTGGTATAGGTAATGGTATCTTTTTTAAGCTTTTATTGCAGAATAAATCATTAAAAAAACTTTTTATATTCGAGCCTGAATTAGAACTAATATACATAGCTTTAAATTTTGCGGATTTTGAACAAGATATTTTAGACGAAAGATTACTAATTTTTTGGACTAAAACTTCATCTTTTGGCGAACTAGATCAATATTTAGTAAAAGAGGGACAATGGATTTATTCTAGAATCTATAATCTTCATATTTACAATAACTACTATGGTAGATACTCTCAAGAATGCCTCTTTATAAACACCATTCTAACTCGTAGCTTAGAACACCATGTAGTAGCTGTTGGGAATGATTCTACAGATTCTCTAATAGGTATCAAGCACCATATAGCAAACATGCCAAAGATGATAGAAACTCCATCACTACTAGAGCTTATAAAGAATGCAAAAAATACAAATACTGCAATAATAGTATCAACTGGACCTTCTTTATATAAGCAACTAGAACTTCTAAAAGAATATCAAGATTATGTAACAATAATTAGCGTTGATGCGTCTTTTCCTATTTTAGTCAAGCATGGGATAAAGCCTGATATAGTAACAACACTAGAGAGGGTAAAAGAGACAGCAGAGTTCTACAAACAAACACCAAAAGAAGCACAAGAAAATGTGATTTTTGCCATTACAAGCATAGTGCATGAAGACACGACAAACTCTATAAGCAATGGTATAAAAAGCTTTAGCATGAGACCATTTGGATACACAAGATTCTTTGAATTAAAAGAATATGGATATGCTGGGATTGGTATGAGTGCTGCAAATATGGCTTATGAAATAGTTGTTTTAAGCAGATTTGAGAGATGTATATTTATAGGACAAGATTTATCATTCTCAATAGATGGTAAAACTCACTCAAAAGACGCAATCTTTGGCGAAAAAGAATCTCAATACAAACAAAAAGAAAACATAGGAGATAAGATTCTAATAGAAGCATATGGTGGTGATGGATATGTAGAGACGACTTCTGTGTGGAAGATGTTTTTAAACTTCTTTGAAAAAGATATTGCAGATACACCATATCCGCTAGATGTGATAAACTCAACTGAAGGTGGAGCTAGAATCCATGGCACAAGAGAACTATCTTTTAGAGATTCATTAAGTTTGGTTACAAAGGATAAAAAGAAGCAAATAAAATTACAATCTCCAACAAAAGAAAAAATAAAAGAAAACACAAAACAAATTGAATCTAAAGTCAAAGAATTCCTAGAATTCGGCTACAAAAAGAAAAAAAGTGTAGAAAAAACATTCCTAAAAGTAGTCAAAATGACAGAAGAATTAGAAAAACTAAACAAAGAAAACAAACTAGAAAAAATCAATTGGACAAAACTAGAAAAGATTCTAGATGAAATTGATGATATAAAGCTATATTTCCAAGATGATTTATTTATAAAGGCATTCTCCGATGCGGTGCAATCATACATAGTTCATCAAGAATTAGAATTTGCAAAAATAATAGTAAGACCTGTAAATAATCTAATAGAAAAACAAGTCAAACAAATTGATTGGCTTTATGCACATAAATTTTGGCTTTTCTCCCTTGCAGGCGGAATGGACGCTACACTTGAAGTAGTAAAAGAAGAAGCAAAAAACTGGATGAAAATCCCTGAGAAATTCTATAAAGAATCTTATATAAGAACTCTTTCAAAAGGAGATAAAAAGCAAGAAGAATAA
- a CDS encoding DUF2726 domain-containing protein encodes MKIKDAIKDIKENIHAKEVELAKLKSELFEYENILDNLNKSDAAKIDSKKFLNDEEYEVLSSLVRVLDTSKCLVAPQVSMSSFLKSKVDDWYLYNKFYVDFLVYEKKNRNPLFVLEYFGGGHFGTNKLRVQMRDEVKKKYFKAQIYH; translated from the coding sequence ATGAAAATAAAAGATGCTATAAAAGATATAAAAGAGAACATACATGCTAAAGAAGTGGAGTTAGCAAAACTAAAAAGTGAATTATTTGAGTATGAAAATATATTAGATAACCTTAATAAATCAGACGCAGCAAAAATTGATTCTAAAAAATTTCTGAATGATGAAGAGTATGAAGTTTTATCATCTTTAGTTCGTGTTTTAGATACAAGCAAGTGTTTGGTTGCTCCTCAAGTTAGTATGAGTTCTTTTTTGAAGTCAAAAGTAGATGATTGGTATTTGTATAATAAATTTTATGTTGATTTTTTAGTGTATGAGAAGAAAAATAGGAATCCATTGTTTGTTTTAGAATATTTTGGTGGTGGTCATTTTGGCACAAATAAACTAAGGGTGCAAATGAGAGATGAGGTAAAAAAGAAATACTTCAAAGCGCAAATATACCACTAG
- a CDS encoding lytic transglycosylase domain-containing protein, which produces MKKILLVFFIFVGFVAAKDITLDYLKSQPTGISRDFYIWLFLQQDIKPKEAKEAYDLAYKKNAKLFGLLYKKGDNKTLSRKTICQRMELSKLIKQDSNCIASALTLKNAEKLDKNTLISLSKKIKEQNKTLSRNLAIMASTNPFGELIKGSAANFGNFYFGVSAKYRAKLNKEIPTATLIKYIHSKNTTFFRAMKHAIINQSYINLHASFLNLKVSDVAKFLDSEDLFYLGLNAIKYGDNKDALEYFMLSSKSAKYKINKNRALFWSYMASKDMKYLQELSLSDSVDIYTIASLELTGMKPSYEIHYDVSTNDTKASWDITDPFKWVSIRDSKNKQKSIQAVNHSNTKAHYLWLNKQKGIEYFLMPYKDVFGKYSSDKQALLYALGRQESLFIPTAISTSYALGLMQLMPFNVVAISKELNESDKIGYLDMFNPAINVRYAEYFTRPLIREFNNHPLFISYAYNGGPGFTRRFLANNDVFKKSNPLDPWYSLEVIPYEETRLYGKKVLANYIIYQKAFGKELKVNDILKETLR; this is translated from the coding sequence ATGAAAAAAATATTGCTTGTTTTTTTTATTTTTGTTGGTTTTGTAGCCGCAAAAGATATAACGCTAGATTATTTAAAGTCGCAACCTACTGGAATCTCTAGGGACTTTTATATTTGGCTATTTTTGCAACAAGATATAAAACCTAAAGAGGCTAAAGAAGCTTATGATTTAGCTTATAAAAAGAATGCAAAATTATTTGGTCTTTTGTATAAAAAGGGAGATAATAAAACCCTATCAAGAAAAACAATTTGTCAAAGAATGGAACTATCAAAACTAATAAAACAAGATTCAAACTGCATAGCATCTGCATTAACGCTAAAGAATGCTGAAAAGCTAGATAAAAACACTCTAATATCACTATCAAAAAAGATAAAAGAACAAAATAAAACTCTATCAAGGAATCTAGCAATAATGGCATCCACCAATCCATTTGGTGAGTTAATAAAAGGAAGTGCAGCAAATTTTGGCAATTTTTATTTTGGTGTTAGTGCAAAATATAGAGCTAAATTAAATAAAGAGATTCCAACTGCTACTTTGATTAAATATATACACAGCAAAAATACCACATTTTTTAGAGCCATGAAACACGCAATAATCAATCAATCGTATATAAATTTACATGCTTCGTTTTTGAATTTAAAGGTTAGCGATGTAGCAAAATTTTTAGATAGTGAAGATTTATTTTATTTGGGGTTAAATGCGATTAAATATGGAGATAATAAAGATGCATTAGAATATTTTATGCTTTCAAGCAAGAGTGCAAAATATAAGATAAATAAAAATAGGGCACTATTTTGGAGCTATATGGCAAGTAAAGATATGAAATATTTACAGGAATTAAGTTTGTCTGATTCTGTAGATATATATACTATTGCAAGTTTGGAATTAACTGGAATGAAGCCAAGCTATGAGATACATTATGATGTAAGCACAAATGATACTAAAGCTTCATGGGATATTACAGATCCATTTAAGTGGGTTAGTATAAGAGATTCTAAAAATAAGCAAAAATCAATACAAGCAGTAAACCATAGCAATACAAAAGCTCATTATCTATGGCTAAATAAGCAAAAAGGTATAGAATATTTTCTAATGCCTTATAAAGATGTGTTTGGAAAATACTCTAGCGATAAACAAGCTTTGTTGTATGCACTTGGGAGACAAGAGAGCTTGTTTATACCAACTGCAATTTCAACTTCATATGCCTTAGGGCTTATGCAACTTATGCCATTTAATGTAGTTGCGATTTCAAAAGAGCTTAATGAAAGTGATAAGATAGGATATTTAGATATGTTTAATCCTGCGATTAATGTTAGATATGCAGAGTATTTTACTCGTCCATTAATAAGAGAGTTTAATAATCATCCATTGTTTATTTCATATGCTTATAATGGTGGTCCTGGTTTTACTAGGAGATTCTTGGCAAATAATGATGTCTTTAAAAAATCAAATCCACTAGATCCATGGTATAGCTTAGAGGTTATCCCTTATGAGGAAACTAGGCTTTATGGAAAGAAAGTTTTAGCAAACTATATTATCTACCAAAAAGCATTTGGCAAGGAATTAAAGGTAAATGATATTTTAAAGGAAACTCTTAGATGA
- a CDS encoding YggT family protein gives MVLSTLIDAIAQILSMIINIYVWIVIISAFVSWFRVDPYNPIVQILYKLTEPVYAMLRRFVPTTISNVDIAPIIVILVLKFIDLFLVRLLFQLSSSF, from the coding sequence ATGGTTTTAAGCACATTAATAGACGCTATTGCACAAATTTTAAGCATGATTATTAATATATATGTGTGGATTGTTATTATTTCTGCATTTGTGTCTTGGTTTAGAGTTGATCCATACAATCCCATTGTGCAGATTTTATATAAGCTAACAGAGCCAGTTTATGCGATGCTTAGAAGGTTTGTGCCAACTACTATTTCAAATGTAGATATAGCACCTATTATCGTAATTTTGGTTTTGAAGTTCATTGATTTATTTTTAGTTAGGCTTTTATTCCAGCTTTCAAGTAGTTTTTAA
- the gltX gene encoding glutamate--tRNA ligase, giving the protein MLRFAPSPTGDMHIGNLRAAIFNYIIALQKKDTFLLRIEDTDIERNIEGKEKDIMFLLTLFGIKWDKFIFQSENFPKHRQLAEYLISKNKAFYCYCTKGFLDKKREEAKEQKRAFRYDDSWAELEKDTNKNPVIRLRGASSDISFKDSIKGELTFKNDEIDSFVIIKENGIPTYNFACAIDDMLFDIDCIIRGEDHVSNTPKQILVHRGLDYNKDIEFAHLPIILNDEGKKMSKRDSASSVQWLLDSGYLPQAILNYLVLLGNKTPCEVFTLKECVEWFRLENVAKAPAKFDINKLKFLNREHFKLLNEQDLAVLLGYKDSSIGALAKIYLQEASTLNELRDKIDRIFAKKSLIIQDEFKAEFGDEVVILQQEILSLENVEKLSYDEFKDILIKATNLKGKKFFKPLRFLLSGSDHGPEICDLFAVVKYYLKDIVRS; this is encoded by the coding sequence ATGCTTCGTTTTGCACCAAGTCCAACAGGTGATATGCACATAGGTAATTTAAGGGCTGCTATTTTTAATTATATAATTGCTTTACAAAAAAAAGATACATTTCTTTTAAGAATCGAAGATACAGATATTGAGCGAAACATAGAGGGTAAGGAAAAAGACATTATGTTCTTGCTAACACTATTTGGCATAAAATGGGATAAGTTTATTTTTCAAAGTGAAAATTTCCCTAAACATAGGCAATTAGCAGAATATCTGATATCTAAAAATAAGGCTTTTTATTGTTATTGCACTAAAGGGTTTTTGGATAAAAAAAGAGAGGAAGCAAAGGAGCAAAAGAGGGCTTTTAGGTATGATGATTCTTGGGCGGAATTGGAAAAAGATACAAATAAAAATCCAGTAATACGACTTAGAGGTGCTAGTAGTGATATAAGCTTTAAAGATAGCATAAAAGGTGAGCTAACATTTAAAAATGATGAAATTGATAGCTTTGTGATTATTAAAGAAAATGGGATTCCTACTTATAATTTTGCATGTGCCATTGATGATATGCTTTTTGATATTGATTGCATAATTAGAGGTGAAGATCATGTAAGTAATACACCAAAGCAGATTCTAGTTCATAGAGGTTTGGATTATAACAAAGATATAGAATTTGCACATCTGCCTATAATCTTAAATGATGAGGGTAAAAAAATGAGTAAAAGAGATAGTGCCTCAAGTGTGCAATGGTTGCTTGATAGCGGGTATTTGCCTCAAGCAATACTAAACTATCTCGTGCTTTTAGGAAATAAGACACCATGCGAGGTATTTACACTAAAAGAATGCGTAGAATGGTTTAGATTAGAAAATGTAGCAAAAGCACCAGCCAAGTTTGATATTAATAAGCTGAAATTTTTAAATAGAGAGCATTTTAAGTTATTAAATGAGCAGGATTTAGCAGTATTGCTTGGTTATAAGGATTCTAGTATTGGAGCGTTAGCTAAGATATATTTACAAGAAGCAAGCACCCTAAATGAGCTAAGGGATAAAATAGATAGAATCTTTGCTAAAAAATCACTAATAATACAAGATGAATTTAAAGCAGAATTTGGTGATGAGGTTGTGATTTTGCAACAAGAGATTCTATCCTTAGAAAATGTAGAAAAGTTAAGTTATGATGAGTTTAAGGATATATTGATAAAAGCTACGAATCTAAAGGGCAAAAAATTCTTTAAACCTTTGAGATTCTTGTTAAGTGGGAGTGATCATGGACCAGAGATTTGCGATTTATTTGCTGTTGTTAAGTATTATTTAAAAGATATAGTTAGAAGCTAA
- the flgE gene encoding flagellar hook protein FlgE: MLRSLWAGVSGMQGHQIALDIESNNIANVNTNGFKYSRAEFATMISQTKRSATSPYGGYGGVNDLSVGLGTGIETTTKIFSQGSLQNTDRRSDLALSGQGMFVLSNNGGYSNVYTRDGAFGFDAKGNFVNSSGFIVQGWVRDLSQLDNNCGIADRDVVDTSRPAGNITIDPRLTIPAKATTQVVGNINLTNGNKTQYTTCPSPLDSTAANNYIAGGLDRLYDSKDVQHEVAQDLGVMFNENGDAMRLQAGQGIWVSYQTAETEPLHIASGAVGASSITINGQEITWQNDSATSGSSTLLAAQVAINQLKDKTGVEAVIRQNAQGKDTLVLINPNQLDGDASKKNIRVTGMSGAVQGFETDSAGANGLTQTTRVTTAYLYKYTNQTDADSNSKLFRTTEDLRALIMQDANIVKNFGGDSGAATNAIRGGQFQDSNWSVNVTMNANGQFQITNKHDGIKASDSTAAGIPGINRADAPQFDNLNIFVSAFNDALTTTNVLFKNAMKGMNTGVLAEGGSSTTTGGFRLANYAQSVKIYDSLGNPHEFTMEFKKIGGNEWSFRLIVPEPAEIVGAPVQRPNIFEGGSVTFGPNGELLGFNPSTIEFKPNNGAAFPQSIDLAFGKGGGFDGLTSTGLDSSATNVNGDGYPSGQLKDYSFNSAGVLVGHFNNGVNLALAQVAVATFANYEGLQEAGSNIYTESANSGRATIGTPGSGGRADVEASKLEMSNSDLSRGLTQLIVVQRGFQASSKSITTSDQILNTLLGLKQ; the protein is encoded by the coding sequence ATGTTAAGATCTCTATGGGCAGGTGTTAGTGGTATGCAAGGACACCAAATTGCATTGGATATAGAATCAAATAATATAGCAAATGTGAATACAAATGGTTTTAAGTATTCTCGTGCAGAGTTTGCTACAATGATTTCACAGACAAAGCGTTCAGCTACTTCTCCTTATGGTGGATATGGTGGAGTAAATGATCTTTCAGTAGGACTTGGAACTGGAATTGAAACTACCACAAAGATATTTTCTCAAGGTAGTTTGCAAAATACAGATAGAAGATCAGACTTGGCACTTAGTGGTCAGGGCATGTTTGTTTTAAGTAATAATGGTGGGTATTCAAATGTATATACTAGAGATGGTGCATTTGGATTTGACGCAAAGGGTAATTTTGTAAATAGTAGTGGTTTTATTGTTCAAGGGTGGGTTAGAGATTTATCGCAATTAGACAATAATTGTGGTATAGCAGATAGAGATGTGGTAGATACAAGTAGGCCAGCAGGTAATATAACAATCGATCCAAGACTTACAATTCCAGCAAAAGCAACAACACAAGTAGTGGGTAATATAAATCTAACAAATGGTAATAAAACTCAATACACAACATGTCCTAGCCCATTAGATTCAACTGCTGCAAACAACTATATAGCAGGTGGTTTGGATAGACTTTATGATTCTAAAGATGTGCAACATGAAGTTGCACAGGATTTAGGGGTAATGTTTAATGAAAATGGTGATGCTATGAGATTGCAAGCAGGTCAAGGCATATGGGTTAGCTATCAAACTGCTGAAACAGAACCTTTGCATATTGCTTCTGGTGCAGTTGGTGCATCATCTATAACTATTAATGGTCAAGAAATCACATGGCAAAATGATAGTGCAACTTCAGGCTCTAGCACACTTCTAGCAGCACAAGTAGCTATAAATCAACTAAAAGATAAAACAGGTGTAGAAGCAGTTATTAGACAAAATGCACAAGGTAAAGATACTTTAGTTTTAATAAATCCAAATCAACTAGATGGTGATGCATCTAAGAAAAATATTAGAGTTACTGGTATGAGCGGTGCTGTACAAGGATTTGAAACTGATAGTGCTGGTGCAAATGGACTTACGCAAACAACACGAGTTACAACGGCATATCTTTATAAATACACAAACCAAACTGATGCAGATTCTAACTCAAAGCTATTTAGGACAACAGAGGATTTAAGAGCATTAATAATGCAAGATGCAAATATAGTTAAGAATTTTGGTGGAGATAGTGGTGCTGCTACAAATGCAATTAGAGGAGGTCAATTCCAGGATTCTAACTGGTCAGTAAATGTAACTATGAATGCTAATGGTCAATTCCAAATTACAAATAAGCATGATGGAATAAAAGCAAGTGATAGCACTGCAGCTGGAATTCCTGGTATAAATAGGGCAGATGCACCACAATTTGATAATTTAAATATCTTTGTATCTGCATTTAATGATGCATTAACTACTACAAATGTATTGTTTAAAAATGCTATGAAAGGTATGAATACAGGGGTTCTAGCTGAAGGTGGTAGTTCTACTACTACCGGTGGATTTAGACTTGCCAATTATGCACAAAGTGTTAAGATCTATGATAGTTTAGGAAATCCACATGAATTTACCATGGAGTTTAAGAAAATAGGTGGAAATGAGTGGAGCTTTAGACTAATAGTTCCAGAACCAGCTGAAATAGTAGGGGCACCAGTTCAAAGACCAAATATATTTGAAGGTGGTAGTGTAACATTTGGACCAAATGGTGAGCTATTAGGATTTAACCCATCTACGATAGAGTTTAAGCCAAACAATGGTGCTGCATTCCCGCAAAGCATAGATTTAGCATTTGGTAAGGGAGGTGGCTTTGATGGACTTACAAGCACAGGCTTAGATTCATCTGCTACAAATGTAAATGGCGATGGTTATCCATCAGGTCAGCTAAAAGATTATTCATTCAACTCTGCTGGGGTATTAGTAGGACACTTCAATAATGGTGTAAATTTAGCCTTGGCACAAGTTGCAGTTGCTACATTTGCCAACTACGAGGGTCTGCAAGAAGCAGGAAGCAATATCTATACAGAATCTGCAAACTCTGGAAGAGCTACAATAGGAACTCCTGGAAGTGGTGGTAGAGCAGATGTAGAAGCCTCAAAGTTAGAGATGAGTAACTCTGACCTTAGCCGTGGTCTAACTCAACTAATCGTGGTTCAAAGAGGATTCCAAGCAAGTTCTAAGTCGATTACTACTTCAGATCAGATTTTAAACACTCTTCTAGGGTTAAAACAATAA
- a CDS encoding di-trans,poly-cis-decaprenylcistransferase has protein sequence MNHLAIIMDGNGRWAKKRFRPRIFGHQEGAKNIEKITEFCLNRDIKYLTLYAFSTENWKRPKSEVEFLMDLLERYIKEKRDSYIENKVAFRTIGDISIFSDSLQESIRQLELDSKEDSKITQILALNYGSRDELRRAFLKMKENDIEITEENISKNLDTAFFPEVDMLIRTGGECRLSNFLLWQCAYAELFFSDTLWPDFSVDELDSMVMQFSKRNRKFGGILE, from the coding sequence ATGAATCATCTAGCAATAATAATGGATGGTAATGGTAGATGGGCTAAGAAAAGATTTCGCCCTAGGATCTTCGGACATCAAGAAGGTGCAAAAAATATAGAAAAAATTACAGAATTTTGTCTTAATAGAGATATCAAATATCTAACTTTATATGCCTTTTCTACTGAAAATTGGAAGCGTCCTAAGAGTGAAGTTGAATTTTTAATGGATCTTTTAGAGAGATATATAAAAGAAAAGAGAGATTCATATATTGAAAATAAAGTCGCCTTTAGAACGATTGGCGATATTAGTATTTTTTCAGATTCATTACAAGAAAGCATAAGACAGCTAGAGTTAGATTCAAAAGAAGATTCTAAAATCACACAAATACTTGCTCTAAACTATGGTAGCAGAGATGAGTTAAGAAGAGCATTTTTAAAAATGAAAGAAAATGATATAGAAATAACTGAAGAAAATATTTCAAAAAACTTAGATACAGCATTTTTTCCAGAGGTTGATATGTTGATTAGAACAGGTGGAGAATGTAGGTTGTCTAACTTTTTATTATGGCAGTGTGCTTATGCTGAGTTGTTTTTTAGTGATACTTTATGGCCTGATTTTAGCGTAGATGAGCTAGATAGTATGGTTATGCAGTTTTCAAAAAGAAATAGAAAATTTGGTGGAATCTTAGAATAA